In one window of Vanrija pseudolonga chromosome 5, complete sequence DNA:
- the FAL1 gene encoding ATP-dependent RNA helicase FAL1 — MRSSCSSRPRRSLSYVHEDARLPDSGEGSASSRGVGAVIDMGAFAPLEYRLRRALNLREDLLRGIYAYNFEKPSAIQQRAIIPIMRGRDVIAQAQSGTGKTATFAISALQSIDLNIRETQVLVLSPTRELAVQIQTVVLALGDYMNVSCHACIGGTSVGEDIRKLEAGQQVVSGTPGRVFDMIRRRNLRTKDIKMLILDESDELLNKGFKDQIYDIYRYLPPATQVVIVSATLPHDVLEMTTKFMTDPIRILVKRDELTLEGIKQFFVAVEKEDWKFDTLCDLYDTLTITQAVIFCNTRRKVDWLTEKMREANFTVSSMHGEMVQKERDAIMAEFRGGQSRVLITTDVWARGIDVQQVSLVINYDLPSSRENYLHRIGRSGRFGRKGVAINFVTIEDVRILRDIEQYYSTQIDEMPMNITDLA, encoded by the exons ATGAGAAGCTCGTGTTCGAGTCGTCCGAGGCGGTCACTGTCGTACGTACATGAAGACGCAAGGCTGCCCGACAGTGGAGAAGGCAGCGCTTCGTCGAGAGGGGTGGGAGCGGTCATTGACATGGGCGCTTTTGCTCCTCTCGAATACAGGCTCCGACGT GCACTTAACCTTAGGGAGGACCTTCTCCGCGGCATCTACGCCTACA acTTTGAGAAGCCCTCGGCTATCCAGCAGCGTGCCATCATCCCGATCatgcgcggccgcgacgtgATTGCTCAGGCGCAGTCCGGTACCGGTAAGACTGCCACCTTTGCCATCTCGGCGCTGCAGTCGATCGACTTGAACATCCGCGAGACGCAGGTTCTCGTGCTGTCGCCTACTCGCGAGTTGGCGGTCCAGATTCAGacggtcgtgctcgcgctcggcgactACATGAACGTGTCGTGCCACGCCTGTATCGGCGGCACGTCGGTCGGGGAGGACATTcgcaagctcgaggctgGACAGCAGGTTGTCAGCGGTACCCCCGGTCGTGTGTTCGACATgatccgccgccgcaaccTCCGCACCAAGGACATCAAGAtgctcatcctcgacgagtctgacgagctgctcaacaAGGGCTTCAAGGACCAGATCTACGACATCTACCGCTACCTCCCTCCTGCCACTCAGGTCGTCATCGTCTCGGCTACGCTCCCccacgacgtgctcgagatGACGACCAAGTTCATGACCGACCCCATCCGCATCCTCGTCAAGCGTGACGAGCTGACCCTCGAGGGCATTAAGCAGTTCTTCGTCGCCGTTGAGAAGGAGGACTGGAAGTTTGACACTTTGTGTGACCTCTATGACAC CCTCACCATCACCCAGGCTGTCATCTTCTGCAACACGCGCCGCAAGGTCGACTGGTTGACGGAGAAGATGCGCGAGGCCAACTTCACCGTCAGCAGCATGCACGGCGAGATGGTGCAGAAGGAGCGTGACGCCATCATGGCCGAGTTCCGTGGCGGCCAGAGCCGTGTTCTAATCACGACCGACGTGTGGGCACGTGGTATCGACGTTCAGCAGGTCTCGCTGGTTATCAACTACGACCTGCCATCGTCGCGTGAGAACTACCTGCACAGGATAGGTCGCTCTGGCCGTTTCGGTCGCAAGGGTGTTGCCATCAACTTTGTGACGATCGAGGATGTGCGCATCCTGCGTGACATTGAGCAGTACTACTCTACTC AGATTGACGAGATGCCCATGAACATTACCGACCTTGCGTGA
- the sap61 gene encoding Pre-mRNA-splicing factor sap61, producing MDSIIETQRATHEEIERYEQALADVLMQNPTAQRNIVRRDRKAGDILDRIGELRKNLVETYEDLPGLRPTELALLSAPPAGEDELGEFYRRFEAIKAFHTSNTNINARQFLHEIDELVRSDGLETVYVEDEEEPIIIDPLDNVFSGEEAYGRQLDLYESHAQFLNLKGSTRLSYIAYIDMLRQGRVERTLDVKEKSTAAYLAYVQTLYNYLVSFFRRALPLINVQKKLDASEASFESAWAAGEVPGWSEGSSGGKKAEANGGAGIWCPYCQKHYSKQTVYDAHLKSDKHKKKEAAGKAVAESEANGAAAGPSTSSRDKLKQPARLTYLIGELLAFPPLPDLLWASRSEVERRSALTAREREAELEEQEDAQPPPAETNITADDDDDDEDEEGRTYNPLKLPLGWDGKPIPYWLYKLHGLGVEFKCEICSDFVYMGRKAFDRHFQESRHAFGMRALGLPNTRHFHEITKIQDALALADKLKREGRQELAAMDRAEEFEDADGNVYDKKTYEDLKRQGLL from the exons ATGGACTCGATCATCGAAACGCAACGAGCGACCCACGAGGAGATCGAGCGGTATgagcaggcgctcgccgacgttCTCATGCAGAACCCCACTGCT CAACGCAACATTGTGCGGAGAGATCGCAAGGCGGGTGACATCCTCGACCGTATCGGCGAGCTGAGGAAGAACCTCGTGGAGACGTACGAGGACCTGCCAGG ACTTCGACCAAcagagctcgcgctcctctcCGCCCCTCCcgctggcgaggacgagctcggcgagttCTACAGGCGCTTTGAGGCCATCAAGGCGTTCCACACGAGCAATACAAACATCAACGCTCGCCAGTTCTTGCACGAGAtcgacgagctggtgcgCAGTGACGGCTTGGAGACTGTgtacgtcgaggacgaggaagagccCATCATCATTGATC CCTTGGACAATGTTTTCTCTGGAGAAGAGGCGTACGGACGACAACTCGATCTGTATGAGTCACACGCGCAGTTCTTGAATCTCAAGGGCAGCACGCGTCTGTCGTACATTGCCTACATCGACATGCTGAGGCAGGGCCGAGTGGAGCGCACGCTGGACGTGAAGGAGaagtcgacggcggcgtacCTCGC CTACGTCCAAACCCTCTACAACTACCTCGTGTCGTTCTTCCGCCGCGCGCTACCCCTCATCAACGTTCAGAAGAAGCTGGACGCGTCAGAGGCCAGCTTTGAGTCGGCATGGGCGGCTGGAGAGGTGCCTGGATGGAGCGAGGGCAGCAGTGggggcaagaaggccgaggccaacggTGGCGCTGGCATTTGGTGCCCGTACTGCCAGAAGCACTACTCCAAGCAGACAGTCTACGACGCACACCTCAAGTCGGACAAgcacaagaagaaggaggcggCTGGCAAGGCTGTTGCCGAGTCGGAGGCTAacggtgccgccgcgggcccatcaacctcgtcgcgcgacaagctcaagcagCCCGCACGACTCACCTACCTCATCGGAGAGCTGctcgccttccctccctTGCCCGACCTTCTCTGGGCGTCGCGATCAGaagtcgagcgccgcagtgcgctgacggcgcgcgagcgtgaggccgagctcgaggagcaggaggacgCGCAGCCCCCACCTGCCGAGACCAACATCACGgccgatgacgatgacgacgacgaagacgaggagggaCGGACGTACAACCCGCTCAAGCTCCCGCTCGGCTGGGACGGCAAGCCCATCCCGTACTGGCTGTACAAGCTGCacggtctcggcgtcgagttcAAGTGCGAGATCTGCTCCGACTTTGTGTACATGGGCCGCAAGGCGTTCGACCGTCACTTCCAGGAGTCGCGCCACGCGTTCGgcatgcgcgcgctcggcctgcccAACACGAGGCATTTCCACGAGATTACCAAGATccaggacgcgctcgcgctcgctgacaAGCTCAAGCGCGAGGGACGGCaggagctcgcggccatGGACCGCGCAGAGGAGTTTGAGGACGCAGACGGTAACGTGTACGACAAGAAGACGTACGAGGACCTCAAGCGCCAGGGATTGTTGTAG
- the Ap3b2 gene encoding AP-3 complex subunit beta-2 — protein sequence MINRLGQRLKENFQETTRDLNLLAGGGASASAAYFDASEDKMFEITKLLESRAESERLEGMKRIIAAMSKGRNMEGFFAQVVKNVVANSIEIRKLVYIYLLRFANNNSDLLLLSINTFQKDLSDLNPLIRSMSLRVLTSIRVPVIQGIVMLGLKKLVNDRNPYVRKTVAGGLSKVYDMDSTALPELLQLLRTLLASNSPLTLGPTLTAFTEICPDRLDLLHPYYRHICKLLVDADEWGQSVILDVLTRYARAFLEKPDTAGAVQAKPKATNGENGADKVDSDDEFEGLDIDLAMLLHYAKSLFHSRNPTVVLATAKLYYNLAPAGHSSVGQEQLVDPLLRLAGSASADKHHSEAIETLTWEVIASMAEERPWLFAPRFTTFFLHSRDCKAVKKAKLRGFVALADADNAATCLRELKAYVNFPDDAVAEEAVRAIGHCVRTQPSVVDSGLKTLMRLLKSTRGVLVAQAVIELKGVILSQAAVYSSTPQHLVARLAKQLDNITNPSARASVFWLAGQFAADDSPDTTFGLKWPGLAPWVPDVLRKGVKSFITEEAPAKLQIITLASKLLVLSPGTPALAQFSQYLFTLARYDHNFDVRDRARFLSALLRGVREEKQVEEGIEDEEQDAGGVTLRREQVKVVLLGKREPPKAVAAEQSAYDVGSMSRITHRKLGTYESLPDWTDDPTDPSLRESELEKEAEKPPVPTFVSSAPSPIPPPVVRNLSTSNAATPRTASPASSVPHTTKSKFRDLDDFLNSEESEEETDDEDSDEEYERSEDHVVAVSAPPAHEIVPEYDTDDETSEEEEDEEEEEESSYDEYEVDENEALRRH from the exons ATGATCAACCGCCTGGGCCAGCGCCTCAAGGAGAACTTCCAGGAGACGACGCGCGACCTCAACCTCCtggcggggggcggcgcgtcggcgtcggcggcctaCTTTGACGCTTCAGAGGACAAGATGTTCGAGATCACCAAGctgctcgagtcgcgcgccgagagcgagcgcctcgagggcaTGAAGCGCATCATTGCCGCCATGTCCAAGGGGAGGAACATGGAGGGCTTCTTTGCCCAGGTCGTCAAGAACGTCGTCGCCAACTCGATCGAGATCCGCAAACTCGTCTACATCTACCTCCTCCGCTTCGCCAACAACAACTCGGACCTGCTGTTGCTGTCTATCAACACATTCCAGAAGGACTTGTCAGATTTGAACCCTCTCATCCGGTCCATGTCGTTACGTGTGCTCACGTCGATCCGTGTGCCCGTGATCCAAGGTATCGTGATGCTGGGCTTGAAGAAGCTTGTGAACGATCGCAACCCCTATGTCCGCAAGAcggtcgccggcggcctctCCAAGGTCTATGA CATGGACTCGACGGCGCTCCCAGAGCTCTTGCAGCTCCTGCGAACCCTCCTTGCGTCCAACTCGCCCCTCACTCTCGGCCCGACTCTGACGGCCTTCACCGAGATCTGCcccgaccgcctcgacctcctgcACCCGTACTACCGACACATCTGCAAgcttctcgtcgacgccgacgagtgggGACAGTCGGTCATCCTCGACGTGCTGACACGCTACGCgcgcgccttcctcgagaaGCCCGACACGGCAGGCGCTGTGCAGGCCAAGCCAAAGGCCACGAACGGCGAGAATGGCGCGGACAaggtcgactcggacgacgagtttGAAGGCCTGGACATTGACCTCGCCATGTTGCTCCACTACGCCAAGTCGCTGTTCCACTCGCGCAACCCGACAGTCGTCCTGGCCACCGCCAAGCTGTACTACAACCTCGCTCCAGCTGGCCATAGCTCCGTCGGCCAGGAGCAGCTTGTCGACCCGCTCCTCCGGCTCGCTGGAAGTGCCAGTGCCGACAAGCACCACTCGGAGGCCATCGAGACCCTCACATGGGAGGTCATCGCGTCCATGGCTGAGGAGCGCCCGTGGCTCTTCGCACCCCGCTTCACGACCTTCTTCCTGCACTCGCGCGACTGCAAGGccgtcaagaaggccaagctccGTGGCtttgtcgccctcgcggaTGCCGATAACGCCGCGACCTGCCTCCGCGAGCTAAAGGCGTACGTCAACTTCCCCGACGAtgctgtcgccgaggaggcagTGCGCGCAATCGGTCACTGTGTGCGGACCCAGCCTTCTGTCGTGGACTCGGGCCTCAAGACCCTCATGCGCCTGCTCAAGAGCACCCGCGGCGttctcgtcgcgcaggccgtcATCGAGCTCAAGGGTGTTATCCTCTCCCAGGCGGCAGTGTACTCGTCTACCCCGCAGCACTTGGTCGCCCGGCTCGCAAAGCAGCTGGACAATATCACCAACCCATCTGCCCGGGCCAGCGTCTTCTGGCTCGCGGGCCAGtttgccgccgacgactcgCCAGACACGACCTTCGGGCTCAAGTGGCCTGGCCTCGCGCCGTGGGTCCCCGACGTGCTCAGGAAAGGCGTCAAGAGCTTCATCACGGAGGAGGCGCCGGCCAAGCTCCAGATCATCACCCTGGCCAGCAAGCTGCTCGTGCTGTCGCCTGGTACCCCCGCACTCGCCCAATTCAGCCAGTATCTGTTCACCCTTGCACGCTACGACCACAACTTTGACGTGCGCGACCGCGCTCGCTTCCTCAGTGCCCTGCTGAGAGGCGTCCGCGAGGAGAAGCAGGTGGAGGAGGgcatcgaggacgaggagcaggatGCCGGCGGTGTCACCCTCCGCCGCGAGCAGGTCAAGGTCGTTCTTCTGGGCAAGCGCGAGCCTCCCAAGGCTGTCGCTGCAGAGC AGAGCGCCTACGACGTCGGTTCGATGTCCCGCATCACGCACCGCAAGCTGGGGACGTACGAGTCGCTGCCCGACTGGACGGACGACCCGACGGACCCGTCTCTGCGCGAGTCAGAGctggagaaggaggccgagaagccgcccgtgccgacgTTTGTGtcgtcagcgccgtcgcccatcCCGCCGCCAGTTGTGCGCAATTTGTCCACGTCGAACGCCGCCACTccgcgcaccgcgtccccggcgtcgagcgtccCGCACACGACCAAGTCCAAGTTCCGCGACCTGGACGACTTCCTCAACTCGGAagagagcgaggaggagaccgacgacgaagacAGCGACGAAGAGTACGAGAG AAGCGAGGACCACGTCGTGGCcgtgtcagcgccgccggcacatGAAATTGTGCCAGAGTACGACACGGATGACGAGACGTctgaagaggaagaggacgaggaagaggaggaagagagCTCATACGACGAGTACGAAGTGGACGAGAACgaggcgctgcggcggcatTGA
- the Zcchc10 gene encoding Zinc finger CCHC domain-containing protein 10, with the protein MFSRSNLPKQLQGNKASGSTRCQKCLKLGHHTYECKNPRPYVPRPSRTKQLASGAKARDTPSVVTPDEFKTGYGVGLADKILKAKEAERQAATRGRGGGYGGRDRSASPRRRRDSTSSSDSDSSASRSPPPRNRRRYSSSPDSDRGRSRHRESSQIRTASPSRTRSPSPGSRRERIEREGATPKRYDSSPEPRGRRSPSDSRSLSPRRTP; encoded by the exons ATGTTCAGCAGGTCAAACCTCCCCAAACAGTTACAGGGGAACAAGGCGTCGGGCAGCACGCGGTGCCAG AAATGCCTGAAGCTAGGCCACCACACATACGAGTGCAAGAACCCGCGCCCGTACGTcccgcgcccgagccgcacAAAGCAGCTCGCATCGGGCGCAAAGGCGCGCGACACGCCCTCGGTGGTCACGCCGGACGAGTTCAAGACGGGCtacggcgtcggcctggccGACAAGATCCTCAAGGcgaaggaggccgagcggcaggcggccacgcgcggccggggcggcggATATGGTGGGCGAGATAGGAGTGCCAGCCCGCGGCGCAG ACgcgactcgacgtcgagctctgattccgactcgtcggcgtcccgcagcccgccgccccgcaaCCGCAGGCGatactcgtcctcgcctgACTCCGACCGCGGGCGCAGCCGACACCGCGAGAGCAGCCAGATCCGCACCGCGTCTccgtcgcgcacgcgctcgcccagccccgGGAGTCGGCGGGAACGTatcgagcgcgagggcgccACGCCGAAGCGGTACGACTCGTCCCCCGAGCCGAGGGGACGACGGAGCCCGTCTGACAGCCGGAGTCTTAGCCCACGACGGACGCCTTAG
- the hil-5 gene encoding Histone H15, translating to MPAAAAAAGTAKKASAPKKPSAHPTFLAMIQEAIKAHPEDARAGVSRPTIKKYLANTYKLDLSAAANVNNLSNAIKRGQETGVLVLPKGIGGKVKLAPKKAAAGKENQAPKKAAKPAAKKAAAKPAAKKTDAKPAAKKVTAAKKTAAAKTAAPKKKTATKKAPAAKAAAAKPKAAAKAAAPKKAKAAAPAKK from the exons atgcccgctgctgccgccgctgctggaaCCGCCAAGAAGGCCTCGGCGCCCAAGAAGCCGTCTGCCCAccccaccttcctcgccatgATTCAG GAGGCCATCAAGGCTCACCCCGAGGACGCCCGTGCTGGTGTTTCGCGCCCCACCATCAAGAA GTACCTTGCCAACACCTACAAGCTTGACCTCTCGGCTGCCGCCAACGTCAACAACCTTTCCAACGCCATCAAGCGTGGCCAGGAGACTGGTGTTCTTGTCCTCCCCAAGGGCATTGGTGGCAAGGTCAAGCTTGCTCCCAAG AAGGCTGCCGCTGGCAAGGAGAACCAGGCCCCTAAGAAGGCGGCTAAGCCTGCAGCCAAGAAGGCTGCCGCGAAGCCCGCGGCGAAGAAGACGGACGCCAAGCCCGCGGCTAAAAAGGTGACTGCCGCGAAGaagacggccgccgccaagaccGCTGCCCCCAAGAAGAAGACCGCGACCAAGAAGGCCCCGGCTG CcaaggccgctgctgccaagcccaaggctgccgctaaggcggcggcgcccaaGAAGGCGAAGGCTGCTGCCCCGGCCAAGAAGTAA
- the alp6 gene encoding Spindle pole body component alp6: protein MSRSGRTSSPLETLIFSVLPELGKLPDRARQERVDELVEFCEDILASRLPSSVPFGSATLPDHARRVLPSPDDALRFTSLWTSLERGRTLSVPHRHLQFLLALSQLNPNTQESVFPPASASSRQRHSRAPSSLGTPPRPGVSPAAVLGESRTINLDSGPPSPVSAGPSTARSKAALLAEWRTARHRPPFPEALLLRDALYLLQGINGRYVRFAVAPAPQNNPYLSERGRAGDGTGFPLGAEGTRMLDAKAEAAQEVVGIDIVADEAKSGYISQPTRSIMAQLSEMGVLYRKITRFINLHQAAGPSSKSGMVIQSLCHFLHHELSEYHRLLAVLESQLALTSPATGSAAEGSALTLLRLGVWTEDMKLKLQLMEAVVDDANSAHGGALVSKIHSHTSHGDPLTRKFTDQILEKVSQPFFLTLQRWMLSGELHDPFNEFFVQLNPDVGKGDDPLSYGDAGFEEGLDSAGGVTDSHYVWEKKYVFVKAMVPGFISEDFAKKIFSTGRSLNFIRYNCYDSDWIAAQANQARSGEALKYSDLPGLERSIDDAYSSASRHLLEIFFDKYKLQDHLQALKAYLMLGAGDFAELLMESLAPRLSKPAISLYRHHLTSDLESAIRGSNAQYDPPDVLRRLDARILEYSHGELGWDCFALEYKVEAPLNAVLDERSMVGYDRLFHHLWRLKRVETAVTQGWMRVTSASRAFELLENLDNDWHHCRIVQAEMVHFLRQFQSFCQLEVIECSWQVLQEFVAKREGDLDALITAHRTYLDRVVQKVLLLGNRRDRTDTTLLNLVQEALDNILQFRGATDDLYSWSLGEATRVDRERDGERGLSTDEEAAAAEKEASLLQLEGIRDRIRGCSNRFQDAVVTICKEAGSHADLDVRFLALRIAFNGHYALRRSSKGKK from the exons ATGTCCCGCAGCGGCaggaccagctcgccgctcgagacgctcatATTCTCCGTGCTCCCagagctcggcaagctccccgaccgcgcgcgccaggagcgcgtcgacgagctcgtcgagttCTGCGAGGACATCCTCGCGAG CCGGCTGCCGTCGTCCGTGCCGTTCGGGTCGGCGACACTGCCTGatcacgcgcggcgcgtcctcccgtcccccgacgacgcgttGCGGTTTACCTCGCTGTGGACATcgcttgagcgcggc CGCACACTCTCCGTGCCCCACCGGCACCTCCagttcctcctcgccctctcccaACTCAACCCGAATACCCAGGAGAGCGTGTTcccaccagccagcgccagctccaGGCAGAGGCACTCGCGCGCACCCAGCAGCCTGGGCACCCCTCCCCGGCCCGGCGtgtcccccgccgccgtgctcggcgagaGCAGGACCATCAACCTCGACTCTGGTCCCCCGAGCCCCGTGTCTGCTGGCCCGTCAACAGCGAGGAGCAAGGCAGCGCTCCTGGCCGAGTGGCGCACAGCGCGCCACCGCCCCCCGTTCCCAGAAGCCCTACTTCTCCGCGACGCCCTCTACCTCCTCCAAGGGATCAACGGCAGATATGTCCGCTTTGCGGTAGCGCCTGCACCCCAGAACAACCCGTACCTCTCGGAAAGGGGACGCGCTGGTGATGGTACCGGGTTTCCtctgggcgccgagggcacgcgcatgctcgacgccaaggccgaggccgcccagGAGGTGGTGGGGATCGAtatcgtcgccgacgaggccaag AGCGGGTACATCTCCCAGCCCACGCGAAGCATCATGGCACAGCTATCAGAAATGGGCGTGCTGTATCGCAAGATCACGAGATTTATCAACCTCCACCAGGCGGCTGGACCGAGCTCCAAGAGCGGAATGGTCATCCAG AGCCTTTGTCACTTCTTGCACCACGAGTTGTCAGAGTACCACCGCCTGCTCGCGGTCCTCGAGTCGCAGCTCGCCCTCACTTCCCCAGCGACAGGGTCGGCTGCTGAAGGCTCAGCGTTGACGCTTCTCCGCCTAGGCGTCTGGACCGAGGACATGAAGCTCAAACTTCAGCTGATGGAAGCGGTCGTGGATGACGCAAATT CGGCACACGGCGGCGCCCTCGTCTCCAAAATCCACTCACACACATCCCATGGCGACCCTCTCACACGCAAGTTTACCGACCAGATCCTCGAGAAGGTCTCCCAGCCCTTCTTCCTCACTCTCCAGCGCTGGATGCTCTCAGGCGAGCTGCACGACCCTTTCAACGAGTTCTTCGTCCAGCTCAACCCCGACGTgggcaagggcgacgacCCGCTGTCGTACGGCGACGCAGGCTTCGAGGAGGGACTTGACTCTGCCGGCGGTGTGACTGACTCGCACTACGTGTGGGAGAAGAAATACGTCTTTGTCAAGGCCATGGTGCCCGGGTTCATTAGCGAGGACTTTGCAAAGAAG ATCTTCTCCACGGGCCGCAGTTTGAATTTCATCAGATACAACTGTTACGATTCGGACTGGATTGCAGCCCAGGCTAACCAGGCGAGATCAGGAGAAG CCCTCAAGTACAGCGACCTGCCTGGCTTGGAGCGCTCCATTGACGACGCCTACTCGTCTGCAAGCCGACATTTGTTAGAGATCTTCTTTGACAAGTACAAGCTGCAAGATCATctccaggcgctcaaggcgtATTTGATGCTCGGTGCTGGCGATTTTGCAGAGTTACTCATGGAGTCTTTGGC aCCACGCCTATCCAAACCTGCGATAAGCCTGTACAGGCATCACTTGACCTCGGACCTCGAGTCGGCCATCCGGGGATCAAACGCGCAATATGACCCGCCAGATGTGCTCCGCCGCCTGGACGCTCGCATCCTCGAGTACTCgcacggcgagctgggctgggACTGCTTTGCCCTCGAGTacaaggtcgaggcgccTTTGAATGCGGTGCTTGACGAGCGCTCAATGGTCGGCTACGACCGTCTTTTCCACCACCTCTGGAGATTGAAACGCGTCGAGACGGCAGTCACACAAGGCTGGATGCGAGTGACGAGTGCGTCACGGGCGTTTGAGCTTCTTGAAA ACCTCGACAACGACTGGCACCACTGTCGCATCGTACAGGCCGAGATGGTGCACTTCTTGCGTCAATTCCAGTCGTTCTGTCagctcgaggtcatcgagTGCAGCTGGCAGGTTCTGCAGGAGTTTGTGGCCAAacgcgagggcgacctcgacgcaTTGATCACGGCTCATCGCACTTAtctcgaccgcgtcgtccaGAAGGTCCTTCTGCTGGGCAACCGCCGCGACCGAACAGAC ACTACCCTCCTAAACCTCGTGCAAGAGGCATTAGACAATATCCTGCAGTTCCGTGGCGCGACAGACGACCTGTACTCGTGGTCATTGGGAGAAGCTACACGGGTAGACCGAGAGCGTGATGGAGAGAGG GGCTTAagcaccgacgaggaggcagcagcggccgaaAAGGAGGCGTCGCTTCTCCAACTCGAGGGCATCCGAGACCGTATTCGGGGCTGCTCGAACCGGTTCCAAGACGCCGTGGTGACCATCTGCAAGGAGGCAGGCTCCCATGCCGACCTGGACGTGCGGTTCCTTGCGCTGCGTATCGCCTTTAACGGGCACTACGCACTGCGGCGAAGCTCAAAGGGCAAGAAGTAG